Proteins found in one Planctomycetia bacterium genomic segment:
- the gyrA gene encoding DNA gyrase subunit A codes for MQIEDELKDSYLTYAMSVIVSRALPDVRDGLKPSQRRILVAMNDLNLTPGASRVKCAKISGDTSGNYHPHGESVIYPTLVRMAQEWNMRHVLIDKQGNFGSIAGLPAAAMRYTEARLSTAAAMMLEDLKLDTVDYIPTYDERHMEPVVLPAKFPNLLINGAIGIAVGMTASIPPHNLREVCAAVVRLIDEPATSIDELMEIIPGPDFPTGGIVCGRSGIRRGYYTGRSTIVLRARTRVEAHGKGRTRIIVSEIPYQQARDRVEERIAQLINEDKIKGISAQRNESDLNEPVRLVLELKRDADPDIVLNQLYQFSPLQESFSFILLALVDGKPRTLNLKELLEEFIRHRVTVIRRRTEFLLNKARQRKHTVEGLLLAHANIDEIIRIIRSSKTQPEAKTRLMGVECPAAMMKRALGDDGFAVFQAERGVAGVYTLTAVQADAILRMTLGQLVNLEQEKLGEEYRELLAEITEYLRLLSDEQHILRIIRNDMEEATKKLGDDRRTEISGEELGDIDLEDLITEENMVVTISHQGYIKRTPASTYRAQRRGGKGLKGASADEEDPIQHLFAASTHDYLLFFTNRGRVYWQKVYGLPQLARESRGRAIVNLLNLAEGERIAECMNVRDFDQPDHYLIMATRLGLVKKTDLSAFRRPLKGGIIAIKLREDDELVDVAITKPGDEIVLSTSTGMAIRFKQESARSMGRNSSGVKGIKLSAGDAVVGMVVADPDATLLTVCENGYGKRTPFGPNSADEIADEDAGEEVTAVEPAPAEEPDEAAEGNTSGQRYRTQGRGGKGLRDIKATKRNGPVVSVVSVNDEDELLMITARGKLQRMAVNEISIIGRNTQGVRIMALDEEDTVAGVVRVPRDESTTEEAS; via the coding sequence TTGCAGATCGAGGATGAGCTGAAGGACAGCTACCTGACGTACGCGATGAGCGTGATCGTCAGCCGTGCGCTGCCGGACGTGCGCGACGGGCTTAAGCCGTCGCAACGGCGGATTCTGGTCGCCATGAACGACCTGAACCTTACGCCGGGCGCGAGCCGCGTGAAATGCGCGAAGATCTCCGGCGACACCAGCGGCAACTACCACCCGCACGGCGAAAGCGTCATCTACCCGACGCTGGTGCGCATGGCGCAAGAGTGGAACATGCGCCATGTGCTGATCGATAAGCAGGGCAATTTCGGCTCCATCGCCGGTCTCCCCGCGGCCGCCATGCGATACACGGAAGCCCGACTGTCGACCGCCGCGGCGATGATGCTGGAGGACTTGAAGCTCGATACGGTCGACTACATTCCGACCTATGACGAGCGTCACATGGAGCCGGTCGTGTTGCCGGCCAAGTTTCCGAACTTGCTGATCAACGGCGCGATCGGCATCGCCGTCGGCATGACGGCTTCGATCCCGCCGCACAACTTGCGCGAGGTCTGCGCCGCGGTGGTCCGCCTGATCGACGAACCGGCCACGTCGATCGACGAATTGATGGAGATTATCCCCGGCCCCGACTTCCCCACGGGCGGCATCGTCTGCGGGCGCTCGGGCATTCGCCGCGGCTACTACACCGGCCGCAGCACGATCGTGCTCCGCGCGCGGACGCGCGTCGAGGCACACGGCAAGGGACGCACGCGGATCATCGTCAGCGAGATCCCGTATCAGCAGGCGCGCGATCGCGTGGAAGAGCGGATTGCGCAGTTGATCAACGAGGACAAGATCAAGGGCATCTCCGCCCAGCGCAACGAAAGCGATCTGAACGAGCCGGTGCGGTTGGTGCTGGAACTGAAGCGTGACGCCGATCCGGATATCGTGCTGAACCAACTTTACCAGTTCTCGCCGCTGCAGGAATCGTTCTCGTTCATCCTGCTGGCGCTGGTCGACGGCAAGCCGCGGACGCTGAACCTCAAAGAACTGCTGGAAGAGTTCATTCGTCACCGTGTGACGGTGATCCGCCGGCGGACCGAGTTCCTGCTCAACAAGGCGCGGCAGCGGAAGCACACGGTCGAAGGGTTGTTGCTCGCGCACGCCAACATCGACGAGATCATTCGCATCATCCGCTCGTCGAAGACGCAGCCGGAAGCCAAGACGCGCTTGATGGGGGTCGAATGCCCGGCGGCGATGATGAAACGCGCGTTGGGCGACGACGGCTTCGCGGTATTTCAAGCGGAGCGCGGCGTGGCAGGCGTGTATACGCTGACCGCAGTGCAAGCCGACGCGATTCTGCGAATGACGCTCGGGCAGTTGGTCAATTTGGAGCAAGAAAAGCTCGGCGAGGAATATCGCGAGCTGCTGGCGGAGATCACTGAGTATCTGCGGCTCCTCTCGGACGAGCAGCATATTCTGAGGATCATCCGCAACGACATGGAGGAAGCGACCAAGAAACTCGGCGACGATCGGCGGACCGAAATCTCCGGCGAAGAACTCGGCGATATCGACCTGGAAGATCTAATCACCGAAGAGAACATGGTGGTCACGATCAGCCATCAGGGCTACATCAAGCGCACGCCGGCCAGCACTTATCGTGCACAGCGCCGCGGCGGCAAGGGCTTGAAGGGCGCATCGGCCGACGAAGAAGATCCCATCCAGCATCTGTTCGCCGCCAGCACGCACGACTACCTGCTGTTCTTCACGAACCGCGGCCGCGTTTACTGGCAAAAGGTCTACGGACTCCCGCAACTCGCTCGGGAAAGCCGCGGCCGGGCGATTGTCAATTTGCTGAACCTGGCCGAAGGCGAACGGATCGCGGAGTGCATGAATGTCCGCGATTTCGATCAGCCCGATCACTACTTGATCATGGCCACGCGCTTGGGGTTGGTGAAGAAGACCGACCTGTCCGCGTTCCGTCGGCCGCTCAAGGGAGGCATCATCGCTATCAAGCTCCGCGAAGACGACGAGCTGGTGGACGTGGCGATCACCAAGCCCGGCGATGAAATTGTGCTTTCTACTTCGACCGGCATGGCGATTCGTTTCAAGCAGGAAAGCGCCCGATCCATGGGACGCAATTCCAGCGGCGTGAAGGGGATTAAGCTCAGCGCCGGTGACGCGGTGGTCGGCATGGTGGTGGCGGACCCCGACGCGACGCTGCTCACCGTTTGCGAGAACGGCTACGGCAAGCGTACCCCGTTCGGCCCGAACAGCGCGGACGAGATCGCCGATGAAGACGCCGGCGAGGAAGTAACCGCCGTCGAGCCAGCCCCCGCCGAAGAACCAGACGAAGCCGCGGAAGGGAATACGTCGGGCCAGCGCTATCGCACGCAGGGGCGCGGCGGCAAGGGCCTGCGCGACATCAAGGCCACGAAGCGCAACGGCCCCGTGGTGAGCGTGGTGAGCGTGAACGACGAAGACGAACTGCTGATGATCACCGCTCGCGGCAAGCTCCAACGCATGGCGGTGAACGAGATCAGCATCATCGGCCGCAATACGCAAGGCGTACGGATCATGGCGCTCGACGAGGAAGACACCGTGGCCGGCGTGGTCCGCGTTCCACGCGATGAAAGCACGACGGAAGAAGCAAGCTAG
- the gmd gene encoding GDP-mannose 4,6-dehydratase, whose protein sequence is MTKTALITGITGQDGSYLAELLLEQGYAVHGVVRRASTPNLERIAHLQERITLHPGDLLDQMSLVRVLESVQPTEVYNLAAQSFVPASWEQPLLTGDVDALGAARMLEAIRTVGAEGVRFYQASSSEMFGRVAEEPQSEPTPFYPRSPYGVAKLYAHWITVNYRESYGMFACSGILFNHESPRRGLEFVTRKVTNAAARIKLGQAQRLTLGNLAAQRDWGFAGDFVRAMWLMLQQPEPKDYVIATGRKHSVQSLVELAFGHVGLDWRKHVETKPSLLRPAEVDHLRGDAGLAKQELNWEPTVTFEELVRMMVEADLEKETTRT, encoded by the coding sequence ATGACCAAAACCGCGCTCATTACTGGCATCACGGGGCAGGACGGCTCGTATTTGGCCGAGTTGCTGCTGGAACAGGGCTACGCCGTGCATGGCGTGGTGCGGCGCGCGAGTACGCCAAACTTGGAGCGCATCGCGCACTTGCAGGAGCGCATCACGCTGCACCCAGGCGATTTGCTCGATCAGATGTCGCTGGTGCGAGTTCTGGAATCCGTCCAGCCCACCGAAGTCTATAACCTCGCGGCGCAAAGTTTCGTCCCGGCGAGCTGGGAGCAGCCCCTGCTCACCGGCGACGTCGACGCCTTGGGCGCGGCGCGGATGCTCGAGGCGATTCGCACCGTCGGCGCCGAGGGCGTCCGCTTTTATCAGGCCAGTTCCAGCGAGATGTTCGGCCGCGTGGCCGAGGAACCGCAAAGCGAGCCGACGCCGTTCTATCCGCGCAGCCCGTACGGCGTCGCCAAGCTGTACGCGCATTGGATTACGGTCAATTACCGCGAAAGCTACGGGATGTTCGCCTGTTCGGGCATCCTGTTCAATCACGAATCGCCACGGCGCGGACTGGAATTCGTCACGCGCAAAGTCACCAACGCCGCGGCGCGGATCAAGCTCGGCCAGGCGCAGAGGTTGACGCTCGGCAATCTCGCAGCGCAGCGCGACTGGGGCTTCGCCGGCGATTTTGTCCGCGCGATGTGGCTGATGCTGCAACAGCCCGAGCCCAAGGATTATGTGATCGCCACCGGCCGCAAACATTCGGTGCAGTCGCTGGTCGAACTGGCCTTCGGCCACGTGGGACTCGACTGGCGCAAGCATGTCGAGACCAAGCCGAGTCTGCTGCGACCGGCGGAAGTCGACCATCTGCGCGGCGACGCCGGCCTCGCCAAACAAGAGCTCAATTGGGAGCCGACAGTGACCTTCGAGGAACTCGTGCGGATGATGGTCGAGGCGGATTTGGAAAAAGAAACGACGAGAACTTAA
- a CDS encoding NAD-dependent epimerase/dehydratase family protein, protein MKAFITGITGFVGGHLAEHLLATGDEVMGLSTSGRWPERTPDELVRHVRLVQGDLSSDEMLQSLNQAARDFAPDCVYHLAAISVPSECGGAEPTPRAIAANVDGTRRVLEWAAARSIRVLVVSTSHVYAQPSSRDARASEDDPPRPKNAYGTTKLLAERIALEVVRAGHVDAIVARAFQHTGPRQGGRMMLPEWSAQLASGADKITVRNRDTWIDLSDVRDVVRAYRLLVEHGRRGEIYNVGSGVPRRTGDILGQLIQLAGRAVEVEEKTPGERFDAIAAIGKIQQVTAWQPEVPIEQTIRDVWAWHTNPKR, encoded by the coding sequence GTGAAAGCATTCATTACAGGAATCACGGGTTTCGTCGGCGGACACCTCGCGGAGCATTTGCTCGCGACCGGCGACGAAGTGATGGGGCTATCAACGTCAGGCCGTTGGCCAGAACGGACGCCGGATGAACTGGTTCGCCACGTGCGCCTCGTGCAAGGCGATCTATCGTCGGACGAAATGTTGCAAAGCCTGAATCAGGCGGCTCGCGACTTCGCCCCCGACTGCGTTTATCACCTGGCGGCGATCAGCGTGCCGAGCGAATGCGGCGGCGCGGAGCCGACGCCCCGAGCGATCGCGGCGAACGTCGACGGCACGCGGCGCGTGTTGGAATGGGCGGCGGCGCGATCGATTCGCGTGCTCGTCGTCAGCACCAGCCATGTCTATGCTCAGCCCAGTTCGCGCGACGCGCGAGCCAGCGAGGATGATCCGCCGCGGCCAAAGAACGCGTATGGAACAACCAAGTTGTTGGCGGAGCGAATCGCGCTCGAAGTCGTCCGCGCCGGCCACGTGGATGCCATCGTCGCCCGGGCGTTTCAACATACCGGGCCGCGACAAGGCGGACGTATGATGCTGCCGGAATGGTCGGCGCAGCTTGCCAGCGGGGCAGACAAAATTACGGTGCGCAATCGCGATACCTGGATCGACCTGAGCGACGTCCGCGACGTGGTGCGGGCCTACCGACTATTAGTGGAACATGGTCGAAGGGGCGAGATCTACAACGTGGGAAGCGGCGTTCCGCGGCGCACGGGAGATATTCTTGGCCAGCTTATCCAACTCGCCGGACGAGCGGTCGAAGTTGAAGAAAAGACGCCCGGCGAACGCTTCGACGCGATCGCCGCTATTGGCAAGATACAACAAGTGACCGCCTGGCAGCCAGAAGTGCCCATCGAGCAAACGATTCGCGACGTGTGGGCGTGGCATACCAACCCGAAGCGCTAA
- a CDS encoding (Fe-S)-binding protein, with product MKIALMITCLGDVLRPEAGQATVRLLRRLGHEVSFPERQTCCGQPFYNSGFSDYAREQAKFTIEVFEHAEVVVAPSGSCAAMVRVEYPHLLEAEPEWHARAQRLAEKTYELSEFLVNRLGVVDVGARYEGRVTYHYACHLRGLGMTDEVERLIRHVAGVTFVPIERADQCCGFGGSFAVRYPDISTAMVDGKVECITATSADVVVSTDAGCLMNIGGRLRRLGKPIEVLHIAELLERR from the coding sequence GTGAAAATCGCGCTCATGATTACCTGCCTGGGAGACGTGCTGCGGCCCGAGGCTGGGCAGGCGACAGTGCGGCTGTTGCGCCGGCTGGGACATGAGGTCAGCTTTCCCGAGCGGCAAACCTGTTGCGGGCAACCGTTCTACAACAGTGGGTTCAGCGACTACGCCCGGGAGCAAGCAAAGTTCACCATCGAGGTATTTGAACACGCCGAGGTCGTGGTCGCGCCGTCCGGATCGTGCGCGGCGATGGTCAGGGTGGAATACCCGCACTTGCTCGAAGCCGAGCCGGAGTGGCATGCGCGCGCGCAGCGGCTGGCCGAGAAGACCTATGAGCTGAGCGAGTTTCTGGTAAACCGGCTGGGCGTCGTCGACGTCGGCGCGCGATACGAAGGTCGCGTGACGTATCACTACGCCTGCCACCTGCGCGGGTTGGGCATGACGGACGAGGTCGAGCGGTTGATTCGCCACGTGGCTGGCGTGACCTTCGTACCGATTGAGCGCGCCGATCAATGCTGCGGCTTCGGCGGCTCCTTCGCCGTGCGCTATCCGGACATCTCCACGGCCATGGTCGACGGCAAAGTCGAATGCATCACCGCAACCAGCGCCGACGTGGTCGTCTCCACGGACGCCGGCTGCCTGATGAACATCGGGGGGCGACTACGGAGACTCGGCAAGCCGATCGAGGTGCTGCATATCGCGGAGTTGCTGGAGAGAAGGTAG
- a CDS encoding TolC family protein, translated as MRTTFATLPLFALVAIAPAICVAAQPERDATVANLRVVQNAARAQRPAMTLAELEDFAMSNHPGLGRATAQLRAARGDWLQSGLPPNPVVGYSGNQMGDLGTAGQQGGYVEQEFVTGGKLRLNRAAAAAEVRTRDQQLRGMQMRVVNDVRLRFYDVLVAQQSRDLAGRLQFVAEEGARTAEALRKAEEGNRIDLLQAQIEVQNAQITAINAGNRYLSAWRQLAAVVGMPYLAPQPLAGSLQGAIPTLDFNSMVDRLYAESPERAASLAQVVRARWTLQRELAEPTPNINVQTLIQQNQVTDEANISVQATFPLPLWNRNQGGVRRAQADVAAAQTNVSRVELDLQQRLAAAFERYSNARQQVDRYEKSILPAAEESLRLVTAGWQQGEFDYLTRLTSQRTFFQVNLAYLTALGDLRASVIEIEGLLLTDSLKE; from the coding sequence ATGCGCACCACGTTTGCCACACTGCCGTTGTTCGCCCTGGTTGCTATCGCGCCGGCGATTTGCGTCGCTGCGCAGCCGGAGCGCGACGCAACGGTGGCGAATCTCCGTGTTGTTCAAAACGCCGCACGGGCGCAGCGGCCGGCCATGACGTTGGCAGAGCTAGAAGACTTCGCGATGTCGAATCACCCTGGCCTCGGGCGTGCGACGGCGCAGCTCAGGGCGGCTCGGGGCGATTGGCTTCAATCCGGCCTGCCGCCAAACCCGGTCGTGGGCTATTCCGGTAATCAGATGGGCGATCTCGGCACGGCCGGCCAGCAAGGCGGATACGTCGAACAGGAGTTTGTCACCGGTGGCAAGCTGCGCTTGAATCGCGCCGCCGCCGCGGCCGAGGTCCGCACCCGCGACCAGCAATTGCGCGGGATGCAAATGCGCGTCGTCAACGACGTGCGGCTGCGCTTCTACGACGTGCTGGTCGCGCAGCAGTCCCGTGACTTGGCGGGAAGATTGCAATTCGTTGCCGAAGAAGGTGCTCGCACGGCCGAGGCGTTGCGCAAGGCCGAGGAAGGCAACCGCATCGACTTGCTGCAAGCGCAGATTGAAGTTCAAAACGCGCAGATCACCGCGATCAATGCCGGAAATCGTTACCTTTCCGCCTGGCGACAACTGGCGGCAGTGGTCGGAATGCCGTATCTGGCGCCCCAACCGCTGGCCGGCAGCTTGCAGGGCGCCATCCCGACGCTCGACTTCAATTCCATGGTCGATCGCCTCTACGCGGAAAGCCCGGAACGGGCCGCCTCGCTCGCTCAGGTCGTCCGCGCGCGTTGGACGCTGCAGCGAGAACTCGCGGAACCGACGCCGAATATCAACGTGCAGACGTTGATTCAGCAAAACCAGGTGACGGACGAAGCGAACATCAGCGTGCAGGCGACGTTTCCGCTGCCGCTCTGGAATCGCAATCAAGGAGGCGTCCGCCGCGCTCAGGCCGACGTGGCCGCCGCGCAGACCAACGTCAGCCGCGTCGAGTTGGATCTGCAACAACGCCTAGCCGCCGCCTTCGAGCGCTACAGCAACGCGCGGCAGCAAGTGGATCGCTACGAGAAGTCCATCCTGCCGGCCGCCGAGGAATCACTGCGGCTCGTCACCGCGGGCTGGCAACAGGGCGAGTTCGATTACCTCACCCGCCTCACGTCGCAGCGCACATTTTTCCAGGTCAATCTGGCCTACCTCACCGCGCTCGGCGATCTTCGCGCGAGCGTCATCGAAATCGAAGGACTGCTGCTGACGGACAGTTTGAAGGAATGA
- the rfaD gene encoding ADP-glyceromanno-heptose 6-epimerase, with protein MIVVTGGAGFIGSALVWKLNQLGRTDLLVVDELGCDEKWQNISALRFADYLHKDEFLRRVEEDRWETRPEAIVHLGACSSTTERDADFLMRNNYRYTRTLAEWCLARDVRFIYASSAATYGDGDRGYSDDDRATPTLLPLNKYGYSKQLFDLWALRNGAFDKIVGLKFFNVFGPNEYLKADMASVVFKAFHQIRAQGVVRLFKSERPDYPDGGQQRDFIYVKSCVDAIAWLIEHRQVGGLFNLGAGVARTWNDLVRAVFAAMELPARIEYIDLPEALRGRYQYFTQAEMGKLRATGCPVDFPSLEDSVRDYVREHLQRPRPYLNALG; from the coding sequence ATGATTGTCGTCACCGGCGGAGCAGGTTTTATCGGCAGCGCGCTCGTCTGGAAGCTGAATCAACTCGGCCGCACGGATTTGCTCGTCGTCGACGAATTGGGGTGCGACGAGAAGTGGCAAAATATCTCCGCGCTGCGATTCGCCGACTATCTGCACAAAGACGAATTTCTTCGTCGCGTCGAAGAGGATCGCTGGGAAACACGGCCGGAGGCCATCGTCCACCTGGGCGCGTGCTCCAGCACGACGGAGCGGGACGCCGATTTCCTGATGCGGAACAACTATCGCTACACGCGCACGTTGGCCGAGTGGTGCCTGGCGCGCGACGTCCGCTTCATCTACGCCAGCAGCGCCGCCACCTATGGCGACGGCGACCGTGGTTACTCGGACGACGATCGCGCGACGCCGACTCTGTTGCCGCTCAACAAATACGGTTACTCCAAACAACTCTTCGATCTTTGGGCGCTACGCAACGGCGCGTTCGACAAGATCGTCGGCCTCAAGTTCTTCAATGTCTTCGGGCCGAACGAGTACCTCAAAGCGGACATGGCGAGTGTCGTCTTCAAAGCGTTCCACCAGATTCGCGCGCAAGGCGTCGTGCGGTTATTCAAGTCCGAGCGGCCCGACTATCCCGACGGCGGCCAGCAGCGCGATTTCATCTATGTGAAAAGCTGCGTCGACGCCATCGCCTGGCTGATCGAACATCGCCAAGTCGGCGGCCTGTTCAATCTCGGCGCCGGCGTCGCCCGCACTTGGAACGACCTGGTTCGGGCGGTTTTCGCCGCGATGGAGCTTCCCGCGCGGATCGAGTACATCGACCTGCCCGAGGCGCTCCGCGGCCGCTATCAGTATTTCACCCAAGCAGAAATGGGCAAACTCCGCGCAACGGGCTGCCCGGTCGATTTCCCCAGCCTGGAAGACTCGGTGCGCGACTATGTCCGCGAACATCTGCAGCGGCCGCGGCCGTATTTGAATGCACTTGGTTAA
- a CDS encoding PVC-type heme-binding CxxCH protein: MRCLVALVLVGLMVEPLAAQDLVAPTEALSAAEQLAKFHLPPGFEIQLVAAEPEIFKPINLAWDAAGRMLVTHSLEYPYPAGKDQPHRDAVEILEDTNGDGRADRFTRFADQLNIPIGVTALPDAVMYYSIPSIRRAVDRDGDGKADETQELYREFGYRDTHGMGSSFRPWIDGWIYCCHGYANTSTLTDLNGNSITMNSGNTFRIRADGSRIEQWTHGQVNPFGLAFDPLGNLYSSDCHSLPAYMLLRGAYYPSFGKPHDGLGYGPTMINHDHGSTGIAGISYYAADHFPPKYRDTLFIGNPVTGRVNHDHLEQHGSTYQAIEQPDFISCDDPWFRPVDVQVGPDGALYIADFYNCIIGHYEVPLTHPRRDRFRGRIWRVVYKGTDGQSPVPRSVPDLPRASNDELVALLADPNLWVRCQATEQLVSRKLDEDALWQFELLSRGNAPAEQRVHAMWVIERSAPQGCEAELLGLLANDTAREVRVHVMKLLAERPEWASQDMAMLARGGLEDDDAFVQRAAADALGRHPAKANLKPLLAAWKLADSQDTHLIHVVRMALRDHLLAPGMYVLAASLAQDPEAAARFAELSLGTPTAGAADYLLQWCAQQYAAGQLHGGTHADYLHQLVRYAADERLDAALRLIAELEVSSTDSQRGAIAATFRACSERGHDVPEAFQSWGARLTRTLLSQPDTAAQGVELARELRSASVHEALSHVCGDAALEPALRAAALDACAAIDAGKTLELAKRLLTNSDEPITVRERAALAIAAANDVAGRELLATSLASAPERLSKAMALALVLSPEGSKLLLMNIAAGKASATLLQEPVIESQLRNHNLPDFAARLSKLTENIPARDERVNQLIAARLAAFDQQPHDAALGKQLFTKHCAACHRLEDQGNKVGPDLAGVGLRGAERLLEDTLDPNRNVDQAFRATIINTTAGQPLTGLVLREEGQVLIFVDSQGKEQRIDVEDIEERAQVGLSPMPANVAELIPETEFYHLLAYLLSQRQSPP; encoded by the coding sequence ATGCGTTGCTTGGTGGCATTGGTTCTGGTGGGGTTGATGGTCGAGCCGTTGGCGGCTCAGGATCTTGTCGCGCCGACCGAGGCGTTGTCGGCGGCAGAGCAACTGGCCAAATTTCATTTGCCGCCGGGCTTTGAGATTCAATTGGTGGCCGCGGAACCGGAGATCTTCAAGCCGATCAATTTGGCTTGGGACGCCGCTGGGCGGATGTTGGTCACGCATTCGCTGGAATATCCCTATCCCGCCGGCAAGGATCAGCCGCATCGCGATGCGGTCGAGATCCTGGAAGACACCAACGGCGACGGCCGGGCGGATCGCTTCACACGATTCGCGGACCAGCTCAATATTCCGATTGGCGTCACGGCCCTGCCGGATGCGGTGATGTACTACAGCATCCCGTCGATTCGCCGCGCGGTCGACCGCGACGGCGACGGCAAGGCGGACGAAACGCAGGAGCTATATCGCGAGTTTGGCTACCGAGACACACACGGTATGGGCAGTTCGTTTCGCCCCTGGATCGATGGCTGGATTTATTGCTGTCACGGGTATGCCAATACCTCCACGCTGACCGACCTGAACGGCAACTCGATCACGATGAACTCCGGCAACACGTTCCGGATTCGCGCGGATGGCTCGCGGATCGAGCAATGGACCCACGGCCAGGTGAATCCCTTCGGCCTCGCGTTCGATCCGCTCGGCAATTTGTATTCCTCGGATTGCCACTCGCTGCCGGCGTATATGCTGCTGCGCGGGGCGTACTATCCGAGCTTCGGCAAGCCGCACGACGGGCTTGGATACGGTCCGACGATGATCAATCACGATCATGGCTCGACGGGCATCGCCGGCATCTCCTATTACGCGGCCGATCATTTTCCGCCGAAGTACCGCGATACGCTGTTCATCGGCAATCCGGTCACCGGGCGCGTGAATCACGATCACTTGGAACAGCATGGCTCGACGTACCAGGCGATCGAGCAGCCGGATTTTATCTCTTGCGACGATCCTTGGTTCCGTCCGGTGGACGTGCAAGTCGGCCCCGACGGGGCGCTCTACATTGCCGATTTCTACAACTGCATTATCGGCCACTACGAAGTGCCGCTGACGCATCCGCGCCGCGACCGATTTCGCGGACGGATTTGGCGCGTCGTCTACAAAGGAACGGACGGACAATCGCCGGTGCCGCGCTCCGTGCCAGACTTGCCACGCGCATCGAACGATGAACTGGTCGCTCTGCTAGCTGATCCGAATCTTTGGGTGCGCTGTCAAGCGACGGAGCAATTGGTGAGTCGCAAGCTCGACGAGGATGCGCTGTGGCAGTTCGAATTGTTGAGCCGCGGCAATGCACCCGCGGAGCAGCGCGTGCATGCGATGTGGGTCATCGAGCGGAGTGCGCCGCAGGGTTGCGAGGCGGAATTGTTGGGTTTGCTGGCCAATGACACCGCGCGCGAGGTGCGCGTGCATGTGATGAAGCTGTTGGCCGAGCGGCCGGAATGGGCTAGCCAGGACATGGCCATGCTTGCCCGCGGCGGCCTGGAAGACGACGACGCCTTTGTGCAACGCGCCGCGGCCGATGCCCTGGGGCGGCATCCCGCCAAGGCGAACCTGAAACCGCTCCTGGCGGCTTGGAAACTCGCGGATTCGCAGGACACGCATTTGATCCACGTTGTGCGCATGGCGCTGCGCGATCACCTGCTGGCGCCGGGCATGTACGTCCTCGCGGCCTCGTTAGCGCAGGACCCGGAAGCTGCCGCACGGTTTGCAGAGCTCAGTTTGGGAACGCCAACGGCCGGCGCTGCCGACTACCTGCTGCAATGGTGTGCGCAACAGTATGCCGCTGGACAACTACACGGTGGCACGCACGCCGATTACCTGCACCAGTTAGTGCGCTATGCAGCGGACGAACGACTGGACGCGGCACTGCGGTTGATCGCCGAGTTGGAGGTATCGTCCACCGATTCGCAGCGCGGGGCAATCGCCGCGACCTTTCGCGCTTGTTCCGAGCGTGGGCATGATGTGCCGGAAGCATTCCAGTCCTGGGGCGCGCGGTTGACGCGAACCCTGTTGAGCCAGCCTGACACGGCCGCGCAAGGCGTCGAACTGGCGCGCGAGCTGCGTTCCGCATCCGTGCATGAAGCGTTGAGCCATGTCTGCGGCGACGCGGCACTGGAACCGGCGTTACGCGCCGCGGCCTTGGATGCCTGCGCCGCGATCGACGCCGGAAAGACGCTTGAGTTGGCTAAGCGATTACTCACGAATAGCGACGAACCGATCACCGTGCGGGAGCGCGCCGCGCTGGCCATCGCTGCGGCCAACGACGTCGCGGGACGCGAGTTGCTGGCGACTTCGTTGGCATCGGCGCCGGAGCGACTGTCGAAAGCGATGGCCTTGGCGCTCGTGCTGAGCCCGGAAGGTTCTAAGTTGCTGTTGATGAACATCGCGGCCGGCAAGGCCTCGGCGACGTTGCTGCAGGAGCCGGTGATCGAGAGCCAGTTGCGTAATCATAATTTGCCGGATTTTGCGGCGCGCTTGAGCAAGCTGACCGAAAACATTCCCGCGCGGGACGAGCGCGTGAACCAACTGATCGCGGCGCGGCTGGCGGCGTTCGATCAGCAACCGCACGATGCGGCGCTCGGCAAGCAGTTGTTCACCAAGCATTGCGCCGCGTGCCATCGGTTGGAGGACCAGGGGAACAAGGTCGGGCCGGACCTGGCGGGCGTCGGGTTGCGTGGCGCGGAACGATTGCTCGAAGACACGCTCGATCCGAAT